From Solanum lycopersicum chromosome 4, SLM_r2.1:
TAgattatagatgataaatattaataaattagatatttaataagaaattaatcttaggaagtctaaaagtcattaacatttaattaaatttatacaatcaaatatttaaataaaggGTAAAAccgtaattcaactttcaacttttttgttcatgcttttagtaatatatgatgatatgatatataCTGCTCAATAACCCAACATTCACTTTTCCTTTCAAACCACATTGTTTTAGTATCAATTTCCTTAACTCTTGGATGTCTTGCCATCCATAAGAAAATTTCCCAATCACTGCGTCTTGTAGGTCTTCATTAATTATCATTGGTGAGCTTCCTCCTCCTCCGATATGAGCTTTGGTTCCCCATGCAGATATGTCAATGGTTTCATCCCTGTGTTATATTGCTTTGGTTATGGTGCTATTAGAGTGTtggcataaaaaaatttgtttccCTCTTGTATCCCCTGCGATAGGCCAACTTTAGTTGTCGGAGGTTGGTCAGTGACCGTGGGCGGCCATTAGAAAATGGCAGGCAAATTTAGGTTTCAGGCGGCTATGTCCATAAACctaaatctttcttttttttgtaaaacaaataatatatttttgtgtctGTGTGTCTGTTATTTATAGCAATCCTTATCATGTTGAATctttgaatgaaaataaataggGATAGAGAAAGAGAATCACCatgtttaagactctcatttcTAGAAGTAAGAAAATAACAAGTCCGTATAGGAAACTTGACAATTTTGATACATAGATCAATCTATTTCAACCATCTCTCACTAAATCTCATTTGCTTGAGGATGTTGAGCATATAATCTAATTGACACgatcttatgttttttttatgccCTACACATAATGCCTGGGTCCTCCCCTTTCAATCTAGAATCAACACATTCACTGGCAATGAATGCAACATCCATAGACCATAATATGTCTACCTATTATGAGGAAccatcatataattaatttatagacCTCGTTCATAAAGCTTATAGGACTATAATGTTGTCAATTGCTTCAATCTTCTTTGGAATGAGGGCAATTGAAGCATTTTTTTCACACTTGGTGAAAATGTAAATAATGCCTAGTGCCCATTCAAAATCTCATTGCAAAATGACGTCTGGTCCTGGCAAGTGTTGAGCCTTCTTCCTCAAATTTCCTCTGTCCCAACTCGTGTTACTCGTTGCTAATTTCTGGAGCCTCCTATATATTGAAGTCATGCTTCCAACTTGCAGATTGCTTAACAAGTTGTGATAGATCATTTGTATGGTAAGACTTCATAATTTCATGTTCAATGATGGACCCCTTTCTACTTCtagtatgaaaatattttgtttttgtctgCGCTTCTCAGCCATTGTAATTATAAGCCGCCTCTTCATATCTAGCTACCTCCTCAAATACCATTGCTAGATGTATTTTCATCCTCTGCAAGAAGTGAAGCCTCTGATCTAGAGTAGACTTGAGATCAGACGAGATGGTTCAGAATATCCTCCTAATGTGGTCAGAAAGTTACTTTCGCATTGCCAAGATATACAATATTTCTTGATGTGTCTGCTAAAGAGGGAGATGAAGTGATGCTTCTTCTATCCATTCGTTCAcattgtaaaaagaaaaaacaagtacGCAAATGCATCAACAAAGGAAAGTGAGTGAGAAGAAACAGGCCTCTGCAATAACAATTAACAAAGCAATTTTCTTTTAGCTGCTTACGGAAACCCAAGctgaaattattttcatcaagacACCCAAAAGCTAAGAGAAAATCACAACAAACAAGTTAGAAAGCGCAAATGCAGATTAAATTGCACCAGACAAAATAACTTGGAGACAGTACTACTCCTAGAAAAGGAATGAAGGTCCAGTAGTGAACCAAATATACAGGTATAGCTTCAACATTGAGAGTGCGTCTACAGAGAAAAGAAGCTTCTACATGAATCTTTGACATAGAGCAATAATAGTCATTCGATAACAATTAGAAGAAACCTACCTGAATTCGTTTGAAACTTATTATCCTGCCCTCTTACTAAAATAAACTGGTAAATCCCTAAACTGAGCTGAACATGCAGAACATAACATTCAGCTCAGAAAATGTCCTCTAACTGATCAGCCATCTGCAAAATGGAAGATGAAAGCCTACTTTTCCAACAAGGCCAGAAGTCATGCGCTGCTAATGGAGAAAAGTACAAGAACCCCCTTCGTTACAGGTCCATCCTACACTGCCTCTGATCGGCTGACATAACTGAAGCCACCTGCGGATGTAGGATTTCAGCTTGAAGCTGACACCAAGGACGGATGGATTGGGTTGTTAGGATGTGCACATCTTGACAATAAATGCTTTTACAATCATCAGTTTGGATCGGTTCAGTATCAATACATTCCCTTAAATACGGGATTTGTCCGGCATATGCTAGCTCCATATTCCTCGTATTCTGCCTTCGTATGGCAAGCCTAACgtaaaaaaaatatccaaattGATCATCAAAATGAGATTTTAAATTCCCCTATTTGATCGAATGCATAAACCAGTAAATGCAACGAACTTCATTTTGCAGTAATTAACTACAATCAGATAAAATAGAAACTAGAAGGATTAACATACCGCAAAAAATTCAGGAGTTGAAGCCAGTACAGAACCTCCAAACCAAACTGCACATCTCTGGATAGGATTGCTGACCACATTCACTTCAACTGGTTGTGCCTGAGGTTGAATTCCAGTAGTCAATCATCCTTGATATATTGGAGACCATTTATTCATCTGCTAAAATTCAAGTGAAAACGGAAGGCGAAAACACTTACTTTGACATTTCCACCTAACCGAGCATCTGATGCAAGAATGCGGTCATCCACTATCTTCTTGAGATCTCGCTGCAATCTTCTATGGAAATCTTTGAACATGGTTGAACCTCCAGATAAAACAATATTCTGAACTTCAACAAGTGCACAACATATCACACTCACATAGAAAAGTGGGTCCACACATAACTTGAGTTAATTCAAGATACAGGGAACCTTTTTGTTGATCAAGAACTGAATCACTCATGAACAGTTCTATGGAATTCAGCAACTAAATTACCTTATATAAAGCTCTTCTTGTGTCTATTGGTGCAGACTGAATACATTTGTCAATCACCTCAGGTAAAGGGCTCGTAAAATCACTATTATAAATCTCAGGACTGAAGAAGACCTGTGAACACAATTCATCAAGACAACTTATGAATAAAGCATCTGAAGCCACCATAAAAAAATCCTACTTCATCTAACTCTGTTGATTAAGGTCCAAagcttttcttttaatttctacCATAGAGCCACATCCATAGTGGTCGCCAGATTATCATTCAGCGTGAGTCGAGCACCAGACCAGTAAGCCAAGTCAAGAGGCTTCCCCTCGTCAAATGAGCATGGATACTATCTTAATTTCTTCAATTAACTTGGATATTTTCACTGAGCTAGAGTAAAGAAAAAAAGCTACTCCGTGCAAAAAAAACATAGGGTTTGAGCTAACTTGTCTGAACAATTCGAGAGATATGGCTGAAACCTAAATTGCTTGGATTCGGGTGCGGGTACCCAACACAGGTGCAGATCTAGAGGTTGGATCCATCATGATCTAAAATTTAAGATTTGGGAGTACGAATCCAGGTACAGATGCAGTGCAAACATTAGgctaaaataattcaaatttctaaaaatagAGTTATTGTCTGTATTATGAGACATTATGTGGAAAACTTGCGAGGTATTATGAGGAAAAATATAGATTAAGAGGAGAATCCCAAATAGTGATATAAGGAAAAGGACTGACATGAAATTTCTATATGCAAGGTACTCCATTTTCTTTGACCCATCTTGTAGGCTAACAACATACAACTAACAAGCACATTGAGATCAAAACTATATAGCTAAAGAGATTGAGAAACTTGAAGCTAGAGGATAAACCAGACCTCAGGACCAAGAAATCGCTCATAGCCAACATCACATGAATAAGGTGCTCCTGTCTTTGGTTTTGTACCTCTCCAGTGCTTGATGTACTTTCCTGGCTCTTTATCATGCTTATTGAACTCCTGAAATCATTTGACAATAAGGACCTATTAGAAGCAAAAATCAGTTGTAACCACCAGCCTCAGATGCAAACAAGGATTCTGAGTTTAAATCATGGCATGAGTTTGAGAACTGGATGGAAGAACAAGAGGAATTGGATGGATTATCAGAACGAACTTCAAACTTTTTTCTTGATGATCATGGTGTGGGGCCAGCTTAATCTactctttcaacttttttttctttttactcctTTTGTATAGTCTCGTACAAATAGATAATACCTTCACAATGTCAGAACAAGTGTAGCAATGCATTTCCTTCACTTTTCGTGCTATTTCAAAGGAATCTTCTGCGGGAACATGTTCTCCCCTTTCCTGCATTTGAATAATCAAAATAAGTGGTTATCTTTTGACCTTGACCAAACAATGGGAGACCATCTAAGAAACTCAATCACCAGAAACCGCAAAACTATAGAGCCTAACCGGGAATTTCAGTATTATCGAGCCTAACCAGGAATTTCGGCAGTCCGGTAAGCATAAATCACCGAAAATTGAAAATTACCAAGCCTAACCGGGAATTTTGGTATTATCGAGCGAAAACAGGAATTTCGGTATCCGGAGACTCGGTAACCAGTACAATCTTTGGGAGAAGTTTCAAAATTTTGGTGTTCAGTTTTCGTACCCGGTTGCAGGCATCCGGTATTCAGTACTACCAATTTGTAATTCTATTTCTTGGTTTCAGTTATCTGTTTCGCTGGTTCAAGCAGGTGCTctttttgttagttttaaagttttttacATGCTAGTCAGCAATGTAATTGTATGTAGGAACATGACCAACTCTTTTTGAGAAATCATCACGTGCTCTGTAGAAATCTCAATTTCAAGAATTGTCTTCTCCAATTTTGGGTTAAGAGATAATTGCAATACTGCACCCTATCATAATATTTTTCCCTTCAACACTTTATTACCCAATTATTATATGGGTACCTAAACCGAACTTTGAAAATACCGAACACCCACCCCTAGTTGTGGCTACCCTTACTGAGCAATGGTAGTTTTATATTTCCCACAGGTTTAGGACATCTGTTATAACTGGGATAACATAAGGTAAAAGACGTTGATATTATAAATAAAGTAGTTAAGAGGTACTTCTTAATTCAAGAAACTATGATCCGAGCACTGGAGAATAAAACTTCTGCATGACAAGTCATAGGAGGACCAATCATTAATTATCAATCTTATTTACTCTCCAGGAAAAATTTTCTAAACAACAATCCATAAAATATATCATGGTATAACCCATCATTAATTTTCAtttagatataataaaattatttttccaaataaacTAGGGAAAAAAATTTGTcttaatgtttttcaaattgAAGTAGGATAAACATTTGCAAATATCTTTTTTTGCTTAAAAGTTGAAACTAAAAAAGGGTCAACAATAACTCCATCAATGATATTATATAGATATTTTGTGATTtgcataatataataaattttcttattttatggcATTAGCAAATCCCTATAATCCTTCAATCagaagaatattaaaaaaaattatattttttatcttataagaaaaaagatttttattgttatctaaatgaaaaatgatgatGGGTTACTATGATCTTATACATATGACCTATATTTTAGTTTAAAAGTACATGAGATTTAGCTAATTAATTGATAAACgatattaagaattaaaaattaCTTCCCACTTTTATTAGttaaagagatttttaaagaaaagaaacaaggaAAGGGTtctttaaaattcatatttttacaaGGAAAAGAATgtgtttaaaagaaaagaaaaaatatttatcaagaaaagggcattttgacccaattaaataacaatagggaggtaCCTTCAGGGATATCAGATAAAAAAGTAACAATAGGGGCATTGTGGGTCAAACAATTAAGGGGGCATGTTTGGACCAAGTTATTAAAGGAGAgcatttttgttcaattttgtaCACTCTAAGGgcatttttgacccttttccaaaaaaaaaaataacacaaaaataacAGTGTTGGATAATGATTGTGATAAAGATTAATAATTCATCAACTCGATTTTCCAAGTAAAGAATTTCAAAACGGATCTAAGATTTGAAGGTTGCGGGTGCCACTGTCTTTAATATACACGTAGTGATGGACATCGAATTAGGGTGTACATTCAACCAATTCAATCCATTTTGGGCTAATCCAGGTCGACTTACATGAATTTtagtacataaataaatatacgaTTATCAACCAAAATgagttttatacaattcaatcaAATTCTATTGaacaaaaatgagaaaaatataaacGTAAAAACGAAATTTTTGAATAGGCAATTACAAACCTATACAAACATTACTAAAAGAAATTACTTTgcgaacaaaaacaaaaactctTTAAGAAGtgcaaaaagaaattaataaactAGCACAAAACGACCCTTGCGCCTGTTGCTTTCATTCAAAAgataaagaaatgaaatgaTTGAAACTAGGCATCGTTACTATTAGCATACTCATTTAAACTAGAAACTTGTGCGCTAAAGGTTATATATACAATCTATTCTACGTCTTAATTTTCATCTCCTGGACAGCTGGAACTCCATGGGATTTAGAATACCAATTACATTGAGACACAAAATTCAGGATATCACAATCCTATGTTATTCATTCGACCCCGATAGATCAGTAACAGTCAAGGGAAAATAGAGAACATGCAGAGTCTACTCAACCATTTTTCGAAGTGTTGTACTGAATTCATTGAGAAACAAGAACTATATACCTTCATAAGTTGTTGAACGAAGAGGGTGACATCTTTCCCAGAAACAGGAATTGACTTAATGCTGCTCCCAATAACATAACCCTCAGCAACAGGCACAACATGGGTAGCACCATCTCCAATATCCACTACAACTCCAGTCATCTCACactaaagaaataatttatcacaattacaagATATGCCAAATTGTTAGACCACAATTAAGTTCAGTTTCTGGAAAAATGGTATACAAGAAACCTATGATCATAAAAGAGAACCAATACACAGGATATTATTTCAAGCAACTAACAAACATATGAAGTTACTGATTTAATCTAATGATACTGTGTCTATCATAGATGTTCTAGGTTCTTTACAGCTAAAGAAGAAAGACACTAGAGCTCTATTAAACATTGTTTTAGTACTACCCAAGTACTGTTTTGATCCCTGATATAATACAgagttattgatttttttttaaaaaaagaacatacTAAAGGAGGTTGACATGCAACACATTAGTGTTATTAAAGGCAAATAGCTCCAAGGTCTGTGGGGGCTTTAAGCGCAAAGCACAAATAAAACGTGGGCTTAAATGAAAAAAGGcgcaaaaggagaaaaaaaatacaaataaaaccaataactaaaaatagaatgacaaatatatgaccaatgaaattgatttttttttacagaCAAGAACCTAAAGTGCCCCTCAAGTATTTGaattggtacaaaattacccttcatccacctttcggccctaaaatacccttgatcCACCTTTGAGGGTAGTTTTGCACCTATTCAAATAGTTGAGGGGCATTTTAGGGTCTTctccttttttattataaagtgaaatatcaattgtttagtgtCACTTCTTCATAAGAGGCTCATTCGCAAGGAAAAGTTTGTCTTAGAACCTTGATGAGGATATTGAAGCGCACATAAAGCGAGGCGAAGCGCTCAACACATTTCGTGCCTTGCTATAGGTCTTAAGCGCGCTTAAAGCGCACCTTTGATAACTACTCCCTGAATAGCTCAATGTTCATCTTCCCATTTTCCactagaaaagaaaagaatgaagatATTAGGTTGGAAGAGACTCAAAGTAACCAGTTTCAAGAAAAAGGGGGTTGGAATAGACTCCTTGGTCATTATTTTCTTTGACATGACAAAGATACCAGTTCATGTCATTGGCAAAAGACATAAAAGCTATTCTCTTTGACGTACTCGGGAGTGCATTCAGGGAGTAGATGAACTTAAACCAGAATGACTCTTTCAGTATGAGGTTATTGATGATTAATGGTGCCCTTACAATCAGAATGCtagctttattattttgaaattggtaACCTTGTctatttttcaaaagtcaatacCAAAACTGTATTGGTCAGTATTTACAACATGCACTTCAAATCCTACTATCTTTTACTAAATTGAGTCTAgttcatcaatttcttttttttgaaactgaaaTACATCAATTATGGAGATGGTATCATTTGAGTATAATTGATTACACCAAAAACATACTAGCATAAGACaatttaatttgactttttGCATACTATTCTCTACACTATCAAAAGCTCTAGAGTTTCTTTCCTTCCATATTGCACACCATATACTAACTAGGAAAATTCTCCATCTATATCTATACTTGGGTTGCTTTCCTACTTCCTCCCAACTCTGGATTGCTTCTGTGATCTTGGTAGGCTTGGTCCATGAGATACCCTTAAGATTCAAGAATAACCTCCATAGTTGGTCAGTGAACTTGCACTTTAGAGAGAGATGGTTAACAGTCTCGGCATTTTCCCCACAAAAGAAACATCAAGAACATAATGTTATCTCCCTTCTCTTTAAGTTGTCTTGAGTCAGTACAGCCTCAATGGCTAACAACCAGACAAAACATGCCACTTCGAGTAGAATTTTAGACATTCAGATTCCTCTCCATGGCCAGTGACTCTGAGGCTGATTGGTGTGGTTCAAGCAGTTGTATGCACAATCCACCTTAAAGCTACCCTTTGATTGCCTTTCCACCACAAAATGTTTTGACCTCCTTCCGATTCGTTAAATTGCCCAATGGTGTTGAAAAAATCTGCTACCCAATGAATCTCCCAATCATTTAATTGTCCTCTGAAGATGAACTTCCCCCTTGAGGAGTCCAATGATCTAATATGGTCTTCTGTTGATGAGATATTAGAGAATATATATCAGGATACAAGACCTCTAGCCTACCTGCATCAGGCCAAGcatcttttcaaaatttagttTTCTCTATTTCTCACTTTGATTTGTGTTAGCCTTAAACTCAGACCGAAGAGATCTAATGGATCTCCATACACTAACCCCATATGGTGTAGTCCCCTCTTTGGATGTGTCATCCagttatcttcttcttcatattttgcCTTAATGACTTCCTTCCAGTAGGACTGCTCTTCATTATTGAACTTCCACAACCATTTCATCATAAGAGCTTAAGACCTCTATGCTTTTTTCTCACTATCACAACATCCCATTTAACCAAATTGTAGCCTCTCCTCTCCCGGTTTCCttgcaaaaaaaatttttaTTCTGATTTTATCCAACCTAGTGATTACACTTTTTGGAATTGGGGATATTGACATCATATAGGTCGGTAGTTAATCAAGAACAGAATTAATCAAGGTCAACCTGCACCCCTGGAGAGATATTGTGATTTCCATCTTGCTCACTTCATTTCACATTTCTCAACCATATTGTTCCAGATTTCTTATGACTGAGATTGGCCCCTAAAGGCATCCCAAGGTATGATGTAGGCAGTGCTCCAAGTCCCCTCCCAAAACCACATTTAAAGCTTCCATGTTGTGTACTTCATTAATTGGATAGATGTGGTTTTTCCTCTAATTGATGTGTAGACCAGAGAACCCTTCAAACAATACTAGGATCACCCTAACATCATGAGTAGGCCTTCTTCACCATCACATAATATCAACGTGTCATCCGCATATTGTAGATGGGTAATTTCCACATTATCTACTTCAGGTCTGCTGGCCTCAAAACCTCTGAGTCATCCCCTCACTTTAACTGATTTGATCATATTGTTCGGCCCTTCCATAGCAAGTAGGAAAAGGAAAGGAAACAAAGGTCTCCTTGCCTCAGTCCCCTCTCTGCACTAAAGAAATCGATAGGGGATCCCTTCATAAGTACTGAGAATCTCATAGTGGTGGTACAATTTGTAGTGGCTCTCGTTCCTCAGTCTCCCAGTTCTTCATGAGAGTGATCGAACCATTATCCTCTTTTTCTGGAATCTCCCCCCTTAGTTCATTATCATGTATCTCTATTAATTGGCGTTAAGATTCGATAAATGATTCCCCGACCATGTTTACTATCTCCTCCTTCGCTTGGGCAATTTGATTCAAGTTTTGTGTGGTTGTTCTTCCAGTTTCTTGATTGTATTGCAGCTTGGGAGTTCTGGAAAATTACCACTGTTAAGTGGTATTGGGCTCTTACAAGTTATGTCGTTAAAAATGGACTTGACTTGAGAAGTCAGGCCCATTCTTGTAAAGTTTCCTCTTTCTATTGGGCTGTTGATGGCCCAAAGCTACTCCCTCTCTTGCTTTTACAGCTGCATCCACTTGTTCCTCTGATGCAACATCCCTAAGCTGATGGATTGTACTTCTCCACAGGCTTTACTACTAACTTTACCACAGCCTTTACCACCTTCAGACTGTTGTGTAAAGGCATGTACTAGGTATTTCTCCATCTTCTCCATGTGCTCTATCTTCTCAGGTACTACATTTCTGGAGATTGAAACTTCTTTGGGAATGTTTCTTCCGTCATTTGCAACTAGAATCCTTGCCCACTTCATATGATTTCTTAGTTCTGTTTCCTCTTATGTGGCCACCCAACCTCCGCATAAGTTTCTGATTTCTTGAAATACTCTCTCCGACCAGAGATGAAGGGGGATCCCAACAATTCTGATACATGTTTCCATCTTCAGAGTAGTATTGGGGAGACAAGCTACCATTGGATTCCACCATTCTAGATTGAATCTGTGATTCTTCCAGTCCCACTACTCCTTGGAGGGTTTGCTCGTCCGTGTTTATGTTAGGGAACTCGAATAGAAACATACCTTATACATTTCACAGATAACTCCAAATGCCTTTTTCCAGAGTGTTGACGACCATCTGTTATCTCAGGCAAAGTTTGCTTTTCCTTCATCTGTCCTTCCGGATGGCCTACTAGGCATCTTTTTAGAAGCCCATTCTCTTGGTCTTCAGCATGTGTGAGGACTTCAATAATGCTAGCATTGTTCATAATCCTGCCTCCTTTATAGTCTTTGATTGCCATTTACTATCCTTAACTGTTTTTGCATAAGAGTAGTTGGTTGTGGTTATTCTAGGAGGTCTCGGCACTTCCATTCTTTTAGAGCATTTAATGAACCTTTCAATTTTAAATGTTATATCGTGCCATCCCGCATTCATGGCCAATTCTGGGATGACCGTTATTGATGGAAATGATACTAATAAATCTTTCATGTTCATTATGTTTCCAGTACAGAAATGCTCCGCCTCTCTTTCTGCAGTTTTCCATCTTCTGATAGTTTTCTTCTGATCGCTGGAAGCTTCTCTAAGAGTGAAGCAGATCCATTCCATGGTTTTGTTGCTCATGGAAAATCTCCTCATCATCTTTCTACTCCTCTCAACCCATTTGAACCACACAGAGCTGCCAGTGCTCCATTTAGTGATGTCGAAAGACTTAAAACCCGCATGATATAAATCCTGTTGTCACCCATTGCAAAGTCTGAAAGAAGGATCTGAATCTCGGAAAACTATCACGTAAGGTAATAGttaagaaagataatgaaaggGAAGGAATGGAAATGAAATTTCCGGCGATAGAGTGCCGGAAAGAGAGACC
This genomic window contains:
- the LOC101252768 gene encoding actin-related protein 3 is translated as MDPSTSRPAVVIDNGTGYTKIGFAGNVEPCFILPTVVAANESFVNQPRALTKNSNWLAQHSAGVMADLDFFIGDEALTRSKSSSNYNLTYPIQHGQVDNWDSMERFWQQCIFNYLRCDPEDHYFLLTESPMTAPENREYTGEIMFETFNVPGLYIAVQPVLALAAGYTASKCEMTGVVVDIGDGATHVVPVAEGYVIGSSIKSIPVSGKDVTLFVQQLMKERGEHVPAEDSFEIARKVKEMHCYTCSDIVKEFNKHDKEPGKYIKHWRGTKPKTGAPYSCDVGYERFLGPEVFFSPEIYNSDFTSPLPEVIDKCIQSAPIDTRRALYKNIVLSGGSTMFKDFHRRLQRDLKKIVDDRILASDARLGGNVKAQPVEVNVVSNPIQRCAVWFGGSVLASTPEFFAACHTKAEYEEYGASICRTNPVFKGMY